Proteins from a genomic interval of Streptomyces sp. SID8374:
- a CDS encoding histidine kinase, with protein sequence MTRTEHPWLLPSAMADAELPGDRPRARRTVRDWVVDIAAFLCAAFIGMLAVAAVDADDTTADIVVFIDSVAGAAACCALWLRRRWPVGLAVALTAVAVVEPVAVGALLVALFSLAVHRPFKPAAIVGAAALVTVPLQPWLRPDPETGFLASVVFGALLILLVLSWGMGVRARRQLVLTLRERARRAEAEAELRAEQAQRLAREAIAREMHDVLAHRLTLLSVHAGALEFRPDAPTAEIARAAGVIRDSAHEALQDLREIIGVLRGPGDTGEGERPQPTLATLDGLVDESRAAGMKVTVHQRVAAPKDAPAATGRTVYRIAQECLTNARKHAPGTEVTVTVTGGPGDGLTIEVTNPAPTEPFERVPGSGQGLIGLTERATLAGGGLEYGPTADGGFTVRARLPWPAA encoded by the coding sequence ATGACGCGCACCGAGCACCCCTGGCTGCTCCCCTCGGCGATGGCCGATGCCGAGCTGCCCGGCGACCGGCCCCGGGCGCGGCGGACCGTACGCGACTGGGTCGTCGACATCGCGGCGTTCCTCTGCGCGGCGTTCATCGGCATGCTCGCCGTCGCCGCGGTCGACGCCGACGACACCACGGCGGACATCGTGGTGTTCATCGACTCGGTGGCGGGCGCGGCCGCCTGCTGCGCGCTCTGGCTGCGCAGGCGCTGGCCCGTCGGGCTGGCCGTGGCCCTGACCGCCGTCGCCGTCGTGGAACCCGTCGCCGTCGGGGCGCTGCTGGTCGCCCTGTTCAGCCTGGCCGTGCACCGCCCCTTCAAGCCCGCGGCGATCGTCGGCGCGGCCGCGCTCGTCACGGTGCCCCTCCAGCCGTGGCTGCGCCCCGACCCCGAGACCGGCTTCCTCGCCTCGGTCGTCTTCGGGGCGCTGCTGATCCTGCTGGTGCTCAGCTGGGGCATGGGCGTACGCGCCCGGCGCCAGCTCGTCCTCACGCTCCGCGAACGGGCCCGCCGCGCCGAGGCCGAGGCGGAACTCCGCGCCGAACAGGCCCAGCGGCTGGCCCGGGAGGCCATCGCCCGCGAGATGCACGACGTCCTGGCCCACCGGCTCACCCTGCTCAGCGTCCACGCCGGGGCACTCGAATTCCGGCCCGACGCCCCCACCGCCGAGATCGCCCGGGCCGCCGGAGTCATCCGGGACAGCGCCCACGAGGCGCTCCAGGACCTACGGGAGATCATCGGCGTGCTGCGCGGCCCCGGGGACACCGGCGAGGGTGAGCGGCCCCAGCCCACCCTCGCCACCCTGGACGGGCTGGTCGACGAGTCCCGCGCGGCGGGCATGAAGGTGACCGTCCACCAGCGCGTCGCCGCCCCAAAGGACGCGCCCGCCGCCACCGGCCGCACGGTGTACCGCATCGCCCAGGAGTGCCTGACCAACGCCCGTAAACACGCACCCGGCACCGAGGTCACCGTCACCGTGACCGGCGGCCCCGGGGACGGCCTCACCATCGAGGTGACGAACCCGGCCCCCACCGAACCTTTCGAACGGGTCCCCGGCTCCGGCCAGGGCCTCATCGGCCTCACCGAACGCGCCACGCTCGCCGGGGGCGGCCTGGAGTACGGCCCCACGGCGGACGGCGGCTTCACGGTCCGGGCCCGGCTGCCGTGGCCTGCGGCGTGA
- a CDS encoding response regulator transcription factor → MNTPASPTPSASPSPPVRLLIVDDDPLVRAGLALMLGGADDIDIVGEGADGSEVAALVERLRPDVVLMDIRMPGMDGLTATEELRRRPDAPEVVVLTTFHADEQVLRAIRAGAAGFVLKDTPPARIVESVRRVAAGDPVLSPAVTRQLMARAAGGAQDDRTSRTERARRRFGELAEREREVAIAVGRGHSNAEIAGELYLSVATVKTQVSRILAKLDLNNRVQIALLVHDAGLLDTDGEEGGGLG, encoded by the coding sequence ATGAACACCCCGGCCTCCCCGACCCCTTCCGCCTCTCCCTCCCCGCCCGTCCGGCTGCTCATCGTCGACGACGACCCGCTCGTGCGGGCCGGGCTCGCCCTGATGCTCGGCGGGGCCGACGACATCGACATCGTGGGGGAGGGCGCGGACGGCAGCGAGGTCGCCGCCCTGGTCGAACGGCTGCGCCCCGACGTCGTCCTGATGGACATCCGGATGCCCGGCATGGACGGACTCACCGCGACCGAGGAGCTGCGCCGCCGCCCCGATGCGCCCGAAGTCGTCGTCCTCACCACCTTCCACGCCGACGAACAGGTGCTGCGGGCCATCCGCGCCGGGGCTGCGGGATTCGTCCTGAAAGACACCCCGCCCGCCCGGATCGTCGAATCGGTCCGACGGGTCGCCGCCGGGGACCCGGTGCTCTCACCCGCCGTCACCCGCCAGCTCATGGCCCGTGCGGCGGGAGGTGCGCAGGACGACCGCACCAGCCGGACCGAGCGGGCCCGCAGGCGGTTCGGGGAGCTGGCGGAGCGGGAGAGGGAGGTGGCGATCGCCGTCGGGCGCGGACACTCCAACGCCGAGATCGCGGGCGAGCTCTACCTCAGCGTCGCCACCGTCAAGACCCAGGTCTCGCGGATTCTCGCCAAACTCGACCTGAACAACCGTGTCCAGATCGCCCTGTTGGTCCACGATGCCGGGCTCCTCGACACGGACGGGGAGGAGGGCGGCGGCCTAGGGTGA
- a CDS encoding cytochrome P450, with protein MAVLDLRDLPDFTANPYPYYAKLRAEGPVHAVRTEHMERVWLVVGYEEARWVLADQRFGKDWRTTGRWAAEVNPISDNMLELDAPRHTRLRRLVVREFTARRIEALRPRVSEITTELLDAMVPAGSADLVDALAFPLPMTVICELLGVPDIDRDTFRTLSNGIVTPTPAQREADPVGAMSAYLVQLIEDKRSSPGEDLLSALIRSRDEGGDGLSADELVGMAFLLLVAGHETTVNLISNGVRALLDHPDQLALLRADPGLLDGAVEEMLRYDGPVETATLRFTREEVMIGSTVIPDDEPVLVALASGGRDPERFADPDAFDIRRAPQGHLAFGHGAHYCLGAPLARMEARIAIGALLERCPDLARDPAGGEPEWLPGLLMRGVRRLPVRW; from the coding sequence ATGGCTGTGCTCGATCTGCGGGATCTGCCGGATTTCACGGCGAACCCCTATCCGTACTACGCCAAGCTGCGCGCCGAGGGGCCGGTGCACGCGGTGCGCACCGAGCACATGGAGCGCGTCTGGCTGGTCGTCGGATACGAGGAGGCCCGCTGGGTCCTCGCCGACCAGCGGTTCGGCAAGGACTGGCGGACCACCGGGCGCTGGGCCGCCGAGGTGAACCCGATCAGCGACAACATGCTGGAGCTGGACGCCCCGCGCCACACCCGGCTGCGCAGGCTCGTCGTCCGCGAGTTCACCGCCCGCCGCATCGAGGCGCTGCGCCCCCGGGTCTCCGAGATCACCACCGAGCTCCTCGACGCGATGGTCCCGGCCGGTTCCGCCGATCTCGTCGACGCGCTGGCCTTCCCGCTCCCGATGACCGTCATCTGCGAACTGCTCGGCGTGCCCGACATCGACCGGGACACCTTCCGTACGCTGTCGAACGGCATCGTCACCCCCACCCCGGCCCAGCGGGAGGCCGACCCGGTCGGCGCGATGAGCGCCTACCTGGTCCAACTCATCGAGGACAAACGGAGTTCGCCGGGCGAGGACCTGCTGAGCGCGCTGATCAGAAGCCGCGACGAGGGCGGCGACGGGCTCTCCGCCGACGAACTGGTCGGCATGGCCTTCCTGTTGCTCGTCGCCGGACACGAGACCACCGTCAACCTGATCTCCAACGGTGTGCGCGCCCTCCTCGACCACCCGGACCAACTCGCCCTGCTGCGCGCCGATCCCGGGCTCCTCGACGGGGCGGTGGAGGAGATGCTGCGGTACGACGGCCCGGTGGAGACCGCCACCCTCCGCTTCACCCGCGAGGAGGTGATGATCGGCTCCACCGTGATCCCCGACGACGAGCCGGTGCTCGTGGCTCTCGCCTCGGGCGGCCGGGACCCGGAGCGGTTCGCGGACCCGGACGCCTTCGACATCCGCCGCGCACCCCAGGGGCATCTGGCTTTCGGCCACGGGGCGCACTACTGCCTGGGCGCCCCGCTCGCCCGCATGGAGGCGCGCATCGCGATCGGCGCGCTGCTGGAGCGCTGCCCGGACCTGGCCCGCGACCCGGCGGGCGGCGAGCCGGAGTGGCTGCCCGGCCTGCTGATGCGCGGGGTGCGGCGGCTGCCGGTGCGCTGGTGA
- a CDS encoding Gfo/Idh/MocA family oxidoreductase — translation MRIGLIGTGRIGTFHAEVLSRHPAVDSLLVADADPERAAVAATRTGASAVPVDAMFTGEGRDLPDALVICSATAAHAPLIARAARAGLPAFCEKPIALDLPGTLGALAEVEAAGSILQLGFMRRFDAGYAEARAAVREGRLGRLHTVRAVTSDPAPPPADYLPLSGGLYRDCLVHDFDILRWVTGREVGEVYATGSDAGPAMFREAGDVDTAAALLTLDDGTLATATATRCNGAGYDVRMELAGELDQIAVGVDDRTPLTSAEPEGPGAPPKPWPGFLERFAPAYEAELDAFLRVARGELANPCDGREALHALRIAEACEVSRRERRPVAMEEIPGG, via the coding sequence ATGCGCATCGGACTCATCGGAACGGGACGTATCGGCACTTTCCATGCGGAGGTGCTGAGCCGTCATCCCGCCGTGGACTCCCTGCTGGTGGCGGACGCGGATCCGGAGCGCGCCGCCGTGGCGGCCACCCGCACCGGGGCCTCGGCCGTCCCGGTGGACGCGATGTTCACCGGCGAGGGCCGGGACCTCCCCGACGCGCTGGTGATCTGTTCGGCGACCGCCGCCCACGCCCCGCTCATCGCCCGCGCCGCCCGGGCCGGGCTGCCCGCGTTCTGCGAGAAGCCGATCGCCCTGGACCTGCCCGGCACGCTCGGTGCCCTCGCGGAGGTCGAGGCGGCGGGCAGCATCCTCCAGCTGGGGTTCATGCGCCGCTTCGACGCCGGGTACGCCGAGGCGAGGGCGGCGGTACGGGAGGGGAGGCTCGGGCGGCTGCACACCGTACGGGCCGTCACCTCCGACCCCGCTCCCCCGCCCGCCGACTACCTCCCGCTCTCCGGCGGGCTGTACCGGGACTGCCTGGTCCACGACTTCGACATCCTGCGGTGGGTGACGGGCCGCGAGGTCGGCGAGGTGTACGCCACCGGGTCGGACGCCGGGCCCGCGATGTTCCGCGAGGCGGGCGACGTGGACACGGCCGCCGCCCTGCTCACCCTGGACGACGGCACGCTGGCCACCGCCACCGCGACCCGTTGCAACGGCGCCGGGTACGACGTCCGCATGGAGCTGGCCGGCGAGCTGGACCAGATCGCCGTCGGCGTGGACGACCGTACGCCGCTGACCTCGGCCGAACCGGAGGGCCCGGGCGCTCCGCCGAAGCCGTGGCCGGGGTTCCTGGAGCGGTTCGCCCCGGCGTATGAGGCGGAGCTGGACGCCTTCCTCCGGGTCGCCCGGGGTGAGCTGGCCAACCCGTGCGACGGGCGCGAGGCCCTGCACGCGCTGCGGATCGCCGAGGCCTGCGAGGTCTCGCGCCGCGAACGCCGCCCGGTGGCGATGGAGGAGATCCCGGGCGGGTGA
- a CDS encoding GntR family transcriptional regulator yields MTAQGADQPLPLSVDRTSPVPLYFQLAQQLEAAVEQGRLAPGTLLGNEIDLAHRLGLSRPTVRQAIQSLVDKGLMVRRRGVGTQVVHSQVRRPLELSSLYDDLEAAGQRPATKVLRTTMEPATAEIAAALGVAEGTEVHLVERLRYAHDEPMALLRNHLPPELLALPAQELESTGLYRMMRASGITLHSARQSVGARAATAGEARALDEEPGAPLLTMERTTYDATGRAVEFGSHVYRASRYAFEFQLLIRA; encoded by the coding sequence GTGACCGCACAAGGAGCCGATCAGCCGCTGCCGCTGAGCGTGGACCGCACCAGCCCGGTGCCGCTCTACTTCCAGCTGGCGCAGCAACTGGAGGCCGCCGTCGAACAGGGCCGGCTGGCCCCCGGCACCCTGCTCGGCAACGAGATCGACCTCGCCCACCGCCTCGGCCTCTCCCGCCCCACCGTCCGCCAGGCCATCCAGTCGCTCGTCGACAAGGGGCTGATGGTGCGCCGCCGGGGCGTCGGCACCCAGGTCGTGCACAGCCAGGTCCGCCGCCCGCTGGAGCTCAGCTCGCTCTACGACGACCTGGAGGCGGCCGGCCAGCGCCCCGCGACCAAGGTCCTGCGCACCACCATGGAACCGGCCACCGCCGAGATCGCCGCCGCGCTGGGGGTCGCCGAGGGCACCGAGGTCCACCTGGTCGAGAGGCTGCGCTACGCCCATGACGAGCCGATGGCCCTCCTGCGCAACCACCTGCCCCCGGAGCTGCTCGCCCTCCCGGCGCAGGAGCTGGAGTCCACCGGGCTCTACCGGATGATGCGAGCCTCGGGCATCACGCTGCACAGCGCCCGCCAGTCCGTCGGCGCCCGCGCCGCCACGGCGGGGGAGGCCCGGGCCCTGGACGAGGAGCCGGGCGCGCCTCTGCTCACGATGGAGCGCACTACGTACGACGCGACGGGCCGCGCGGTGGAGTTCGGCTCCCACGTCTACCGCGCGTCGCGCTACGCGTTCGAGTTCCAACTCCTGATCCGCGCCTGA
- a CDS encoding sugar ABC transporter substrate-binding protein, producing the protein MGAVLAVALAAAGCSSTGGKRAEERAAEAAEGRAAVNTPRWTFAMVTHSGDGDTFWDIVQKGAEQAAVKDNINFLYSHDDEANQQAQLVQTAIDKKVDGLIVSLAKPDAMKAVIAKAVKAGIPVVTVNSGSAESKEFGALTHIGQDESIAGEAVGDELNKRDRKKVLCVLHEQGNVGHEQRCAGAKKTFDGTMQNLYVDGTNMPDVTASIEAKLQSDKSIDAVVTLGAPFADAAVQAKQTAGSKAEIDTFDLNAKVATGLQTDKLGFAVDQQPYLQGYQAVDLLWLYRYNRNVLGGGLPVLTGPQIITKDDADALADYTKRGTR; encoded by the coding sequence CTGGGCGCCGTCCTGGCAGTGGCGCTGGCAGCCGCAGGATGCAGCAGCACCGGCGGCAAGCGGGCGGAAGAGCGCGCGGCCGAGGCCGCCGAGGGCCGGGCCGCGGTGAACACGCCCCGCTGGACCTTCGCCATGGTCACCCACTCGGGCGACGGCGACACCTTCTGGGACATCGTCCAGAAGGGCGCCGAACAGGCGGCCGTCAAGGACAACATCAACTTCCTCTACTCGCACGACGACGAGGCCAACCAGCAGGCCCAGCTCGTCCAGACCGCGATCGACAAGAAGGTCGACGGGCTGATCGTCTCGCTGGCCAAGCCCGACGCCATGAAGGCCGTGATCGCCAAGGCCGTCAAGGCGGGCATCCCGGTCGTCACGGTGAACTCCGGCTCCGCGGAGTCCAAGGAGTTCGGCGCCCTGACCCACATCGGCCAGGACGAGTCGATCGCCGGTGAGGCCGTCGGCGACGAGCTGAACAAGAGGGACCGCAAGAAGGTCCTCTGCGTCCTGCACGAGCAGGGAAACGTGGGCCACGAGCAGCGCTGCGCCGGGGCCAAGAAGACCTTCGACGGCACCATGCAGAACCTGTACGTCGACGGCACCAACATGCCCGACGTCACCGCGTCCATCGAGGCCAAGCTCCAGTCCGACAAGAGCATCGACGCGGTCGTCACCCTCGGCGCCCCCTTCGCCGACGCCGCCGTCCAGGCCAAGCAGACGGCGGGCAGCAAGGCCGAGATCGACACCTTCGACCTCAACGCCAAGGTCGCCACCGGCCTCCAGACCGACAAGCTCGGCTTCGCCGTCGACCAGCAGCCCTACCTCCAGGGGTACCAGGCCGTGGACCTGCTCTGGCTCTACCGCTACAACCGCAACGTGCTCGGCGGCGGCCTCCCCGTCCTCACCGGCCCGCAGATCATCACCAAGGACGACGCGGACGCCCTGGCCGACTACACCAAGCGGGGCACCCGATGA
- a CDS encoding ABC transporter permease, whose protein sequence is MSGSTAAPDQLDERLVRTSPLRKLLGRPELGSVVGAAAVFLFFAIVADSFLRASSFGTVLYAASVLGIMAAPVALLMIGGEFDLSAGVLVTSSALISSMFSYQMTANVWVGVFVSLLVTLAIGAFNGFMLTRTKLPSFIITLGTFLMLTGLNLGFTKLISGTVSTKAIGDMEGFESARALFASTLTLGGVEFKVTILWWVALVALATWILLRTRFGNWIFAVGGEADAARAVGVPVIRTKIGLYLGVAFAAWISGQHLLFSYDVVQSGEGVGNELTYIIAAVIGGCLITGGYGSAIGSAVGAFIFGMTSKGIVYAEWNPDWFKFFLGAMLLLATLLNAWVRKRAEATT, encoded by the coding sequence ATGAGCGGCTCCACCGCCGCGCCCGACCAACTCGACGAGCGGCTGGTCCGCACCTCGCCCCTGCGTAAGCTGCTCGGCCGCCCCGAGCTCGGCTCGGTCGTCGGCGCGGCAGCCGTCTTCCTCTTCTTCGCGATCGTCGCCGACAGCTTCCTCCGGGCCTCCAGCTTCGGGACCGTCCTGTACGCGGCCTCCGTCCTCGGCATCATGGCCGCCCCGGTCGCGCTGCTGATGATCGGCGGCGAGTTCGACCTCTCCGCCGGTGTCCTGGTGACCAGCTCCGCGCTGATCTCATCGATGTTCAGCTACCAGATGACGGCCAACGTCTGGGTCGGCGTCTTCGTGTCGCTGCTGGTCACGCTCGCCATCGGGGCGTTCAACGGGTTCATGTTGACCCGCACCAAACTGCCGAGCTTCATCATCACGCTCGGTACGTTCCTGATGCTCACCGGTCTGAACCTCGGCTTCACCAAGCTGATCAGCGGCACGGTCTCCACCAAGGCCATCGGGGACATGGAGGGCTTCGAGTCCGCCCGCGCCCTGTTCGCCTCGACGCTCACCCTCGGCGGCGTCGAGTTCAAGGTGACGATCCTGTGGTGGGTGGCGCTCGTCGCCCTCGCCACCTGGATCCTGCTCCGTACCCGCTTCGGCAACTGGATCTTCGCCGTCGGCGGCGAGGCCGACGCCGCCCGCGCGGTAGGCGTCCCCGTCATCCGTACCAAGATCGGGCTCTACCTGGGCGTCGCCTTCGCCGCCTGGATCTCCGGCCAGCACCTGCTCTTCAGCTACGACGTCGTCCAGTCCGGCGAGGGCGTCGGCAACGAGCTGACGTACATCATCGCGGCCGTCATCGGCGGCTGCCTGATCACCGGCGGCTACGGCTCCGCGATCGGCTCGGCGGTCGGTGCCTTCATCTTCGGCATGACCAGCAAGGGCATCGTGTACGCCGAGTGGAACCCGGACTGGTTCAAATTCTTCCTGGGAGCGATGCTGCTCCTGGCCACCCTGCTCAACGCGTGGGTGCGCAAGCGCGCGGAGGCGACAACATGA
- a CDS encoding ATP-binding cassette domain-containing protein produces the protein MTATSEKSAGPLVELDDVSKFYGNIKALEHVSLEVHAGEITCVLGDNGAGKSTLIKIIAGLHRHDAGRFLIDGEETTLANPRDALDRGIATVYQDLAVVPLMPVWRNFFLGSEPTIGVGPFKRLDVRRMRETTRTELLRMGIDLRDVDQPIGTLSGGERQCVAIARAVYFGAKVLVLDEPTAALGVKQSGVVLKYVAAARDAGLGVVLITHNPHHAHLVGDRFILLKRGAMSGSHTKDDITLDELTRQMAGGSELEELSHELERTPTPTLPGGPAAADDAP, from the coding sequence ATGACGGCCACGTCCGAGAAGAGCGCGGGCCCCCTGGTCGAGCTGGACGACGTATCGAAGTTCTACGGCAACATCAAGGCCCTGGAACATGTCTCGCTGGAGGTCCACGCGGGCGAGATCACCTGCGTCCTCGGCGACAACGGCGCCGGCAAGTCCACCCTCATCAAGATCATCGCCGGGCTGCACCGGCACGACGCGGGCCGCTTCCTGATCGACGGCGAGGAGACCACCCTCGCCAACCCGCGCGACGCCCTGGACCGCGGCATCGCCACCGTCTACCAGGACCTCGCCGTCGTCCCGCTGATGCCGGTCTGGCGGAACTTCTTCCTCGGCTCCGAACCGACCATCGGCGTGGGCCCCTTCAAGCGCCTCGACGTCCGCAGGATGCGCGAGACGACCCGTACGGAACTCCTCCGAATGGGCATCGACCTGCGCGACGTCGACCAGCCCATCGGCACCCTCTCCGGCGGCGAGCGCCAGTGCGTGGCGATCGCCCGCGCCGTCTACTTCGGCGCCAAGGTCCTCGTCCTCGACGAGCCGACCGCCGCGCTCGGCGTCAAGCAGTCCGGGGTCGTCCTCAAGTACGTCGCGGCCGCCCGCGACGCCGGGCTCGGCGTGGTCCTCATCACGCACAACCCGCACCACGCCCACCTCGTCGGCGACCGGTTCATCCTGCTCAAGCGCGGCGCGATGTCCGGCAGCCACACCAAGGACGACATCACGCTGGACGAACTCACCCGTCAGATGGCGGGCGGCAGCGAGCTGGAGGAGCTCAGCCACGAGCTGGAACGCACCCCCACCCCCACCCTCCCGGGCGGCCCCGCAGCGGCCGACGACGCCCCCTGA
- a CDS encoding ROK family glucokinase, which yields MSTYRDFAHRGSARATVLKTVGTKERRSHLTAPRVPTVGIDIGGTKVMAGVVDADGNILEQLRTETPDKSKSPKVVEDTIVELVLDLSDRHDVHAVGIGAAGWVDADRSKVLFAPHLAWRDEPLRDAIASRLVVPVMVDNDANTAAWAEWRFGAGRGEDHLVMITLGTGIGGAILEDGQVKRGKYGVAGEFGHMQVVPSGHRCPCGNRGCWEQYSSGNALVREAKELAAADSPVAHYLLDRVKGNIPDITGPLITELAREGDAMCIELLQDIGQWLGVGIANLAAALDPSCFVIGGGVSAADDLLINPARDAFKRHLTGRGYRPEARIAKAQLGPEAGMVGAADLARLVARRFRRANRRRVERYERYAQIYDQAASTIRNTRSTRTVD from the coding sequence ATGAGCACGTACCGCGACTTCGCACACCGCGGCTCCGCCCGCGCCACCGTCCTCAAGACCGTCGGCACCAAGGAGCGCCGCTCGCACCTCACCGCCCCCCGGGTCCCCACGGTCGGGATCGACATCGGCGGTACGAAGGTGATGGCGGGCGTCGTCGACGCCGACGGCAACATCCTGGAACAGCTGCGCACCGAGACCCCCGACAAGTCCAAGAGCCCCAAGGTCGTCGAGGACACGATCGTGGAGCTGGTCCTGGACCTCTCCGACCGACACGACGTCCACGCGGTGGGCATCGGCGCGGCGGGCTGGGTCGACGCCGACCGCTCCAAGGTCCTCTTCGCCCCGCACCTCGCCTGGCGCGACGAACCCCTCCGCGACGCCATCGCCTCCCGCCTGGTCGTCCCCGTCATGGTCGACAACGACGCCAACACGGCGGCCTGGGCGGAGTGGCGCTTCGGCGCCGGGCGCGGCGAGGACCACCTCGTCATGATCACGCTCGGTACGGGGATCGGCGGCGCGATCCTGGAGGACGGCCAGGTCAAGCGCGGCAAGTACGGCGTGGCCGGTGAGTTCGGCCATATGCAGGTCGTGCCCTCGGGCCACCGCTGCCCCTGCGGCAACCGGGGCTGCTGGGAGCAGTACAGCTCCGGCAACGCCCTGGTCCGCGAGGCCAAGGAGCTGGCCGCCGCCGACTCCCCGGTCGCGCACTATCTGCTGGACCGGGTGAAGGGCAACATCCCCGACATCACCGGCCCGCTCATCACCGAACTGGCCCGCGAGGGCGATGCCATGTGCATCGAACTCCTCCAGGACATCGGCCAGTGGCTCGGCGTCGGCATCGCCAACCTGGCCGCCGCACTCGACCCGTCCTGCTTCGTCATCGGAGGCGGGGTCAGCGCCGCCGACGACCTCCTGATCAACCCGGCCCGGGACGCCTTCAAGCGCCACCTCACCGGCCGCGGCTACCGCCCCGAGGCCAGGATCGCCAAGGCCCAGCTGGGCCCCGAGGCCGGTATGGTCGGCGCCGCGGACCTCGCCCGGCTGGTCGCCCGCCGCTTCCGCCGGGCCAACCGGCGCCGCGTCGAACGGTACGAGCGGTACGCGCAGATCTACGACCAGGCGGCGAGCACCATCCGCAACACCCGTTCGACCCGCACGGTCGACTGA
- a CDS encoding alpha/beta fold hydrolase, which produces MVIGPSLGTTWHMWDRQIPELSQHWRVFRYDLPGHGGAPAHAASSVAELGDRLLATLDGLGVQRFGYAGCSIGGAVGADLALRHPHRVASLALVASSPRFGTADEFRQRGVIVRTNGLEPMARTAPERWFTPGFAAAQPAIVEWAVQMVRTTDPGCYIAACEALAAFDIRDHLGRIGVPTLVLVGAEDQVTGPAEARTLVAGIPDARLALVPGASHLAPVEQPAAVCDLLLTHFSTAWQDAPTARPVPPLVPGPATPATPFSPLAEIAAAPVAPEAAGAERDDRYERGTKVRREVLGDAHVDAVNASADPFTEDFQELVTRYAWGEVWSRDGLDRRTRSCITLTALVASGHLEGLAAHTRAALRNGLTPAEIKEVLLQTAVYCGIPAAGAAFTIAQSVIQEETTPPA; this is translated from the coding sequence CTGGTGATCGGGCCCTCCCTCGGGACGACCTGGCACATGTGGGACCGCCAGATACCCGAGCTGTCCCAGCACTGGCGGGTCTTCCGCTACGACCTGCCGGGCCACGGCGGCGCCCCCGCCCACGCGGCCTCCTCCGTCGCGGAGCTGGGGGACCGGCTGCTCGCGACGCTGGACGGGCTCGGGGTCCAGCGGTTCGGTTACGCGGGCTGTTCGATCGGCGGGGCGGTCGGGGCGGACCTGGCCCTGCGCCACCCGCACCGGGTGGCCTCGCTGGCGCTGGTCGCCTCCTCGCCCCGGTTCGGCACGGCCGACGAGTTCCGGCAGCGCGGGGTGATCGTCCGCACCAACGGCCTGGAGCCGATGGCCCGTACCGCGCCGGAACGCTGGTTCACCCCCGGCTTCGCCGCCGCGCAGCCCGCCATCGTGGAGTGGGCCGTACAGATGGTCCGCACCACCGACCCCGGCTGCTACATCGCGGCCTGCGAGGCGCTGGCGGCGTTCGACATCCGCGACCACCTGGGCCGGATCGGCGTCCCGACGCTGGTCCTGGTCGGCGCGGAGGACCAGGTCACCGGACCCGCCGAGGCGCGCACGCTGGTCGCCGGGATACCGGACGCCCGCCTCGCCCTCGTTCCCGGCGCCTCCCACCTGGCCCCGGTGGAGCAGCCGGCGGCCGTCTGCGACCTGCTCCTGACGCACTTCTCCACCGCCTGGCAGGACGCTCCCACCGCACGCCCCGTACCGCCGCTCGTCCCCGGGCCGGCCACACCCGCCACCCCGTTCTCGCCGCTCGCCGAGATCGCGGCGGCGCCCGTCGCGCCCGAGGCCGCCGGGGCGGAGCGGGACGACCGGTACGAGCGGGGCACGAAGGTACGGCGCGAGGTGCTGGGGGATGCCCACGTCGACGCGGTGAACGCCTCGGCCGACCCCTTCACCGAGGATTTCCAGGAGCTGGTCACCCGGTACGCCTGGGGCGAGGTCTGGAGCCGGGACGGACTCGACCGCCGTACCCGCAGCTGCATCACACTCACCGCGCTCGTCGCCTCCGGCCACCTGGAGGGCCTGGCCGCGCACACCCGTGCCGCCCTGCGCAACGGTCTGACGCCCGCCGAGATCAAGGAGGTTCTGCTCCAGACCGCCGTCTACTGCGGCATCCCGGCGGCAGGTGCGGCCTTCACGATCGCGCAGTCCGTCATCCAGGAGGAAACGACCCCGCCCGCGTAG